In Psychrobacter ciconiae, the following are encoded in one genomic region:
- a CDS encoding RNA-guided endonuclease InsQ/TnpB family protein, giving the protein MKTLKLRLKDKHAKQLTAISGSVNFVWNYVNELSFKHLQRTGKFFSAYDLAEYTKGSGALLGLHSQTIQAISETHAKNRKQFKKAKLRWRTNKPKAKTKSLGWIPFKKSAIKHLATRQSGKKALKSTIQLSLAKGQKLIIELFDSYNLSLCQINTLELVQDARGRWYACITVKAKAQNDAKAQGGTGQIGIDLGLKEAATTSDGDTLTVKQTQKWAKKLAIAGRAKNKQRAQAIHAKIKNTRQDLIHKFTTQLVKNNSLIVVGDVKSKSFTSKKTNLAKSTYDAGWFELKRQLDYKCKHAGCRFEIVNESYTTQTCSSCRQISDSSPKGRQDLGIREWTCECGVTHDRDINAAKNILAVGLDRLAVGIPFL; this is encoded by the coding sequence ATGAAAACTCTTAAACTCAGGCTTAAAGACAAACACGCCAAACAACTGACCGCGATAAGTGGTTCGGTTAACTTTGTTTGGAACTACGTCAATGAGTTGAGTTTTAAACATTTACAGCGAACTGGAAAGTTTTTTAGCGCTTACGACTTAGCCGAATACACCAAAGGTTCAGGCGCTCTGCTTGGCTTACATTCGCAAACCATTCAAGCGATTAGTGAAACCCATGCCAAAAACCGAAAGCAGTTTAAAAAAGCCAAATTAAGATGGCGAACCAATAAGCCCAAAGCCAAAACGAAAAGCTTAGGTTGGATACCGTTTAAAAAGTCAGCCATCAAACACCTTGCCACACGCCAAAGCGGTAAAAAGGCGCTGAAATCCACCATTCAATTGAGCTTAGCCAAAGGTCAAAAGCTGATCATTGAGTTGTTTGACAGCTACAATTTAAGCCTATGCCAAATCAATACCCTTGAATTGGTTCAAGACGCAAGAGGTAGATGGTACGCTTGCATCACCGTTAAAGCCAAAGCCCAAAATGACGCCAAAGCCCAAGGCGGAACGGGTCAGATTGGCATTGATTTAGGACTCAAAGAAGCTGCAACCACCTCAGATGGCGACACCCTCACCGTCAAACAAACTCAAAAATGGGCTAAAAAACTGGCAATAGCGGGGCGTGCCAAGAACAAACAGCGCGCCCAAGCCATTCACGCCAAGATTAAAAATACTCGCCAAGATTTAATTCATAAATTCACCACGCAATTGGTTAAGAACAATTCACTGATTGTGGTTGGTGACGTAAAATCAAAATCATTCACTTCCAAAAAAACTAACCTTGCCAAATCGACTTACGATGCAGGTTGGTTTGAACTCAAACGGCAATTGGACTACAAATGCAAGCATGCAGGTTGTCGTTTTGAGATTGTGAATGAAAGCTACACCACCCAAACCTGTTCAAGTTGTCGCCAAATCAGTGACAGTAGTCCTAAAGGGCGTCAGGACCTTGGAATAAGAGAATGGACTTGTGAGTGCGGTGTCACTCATGACCGCGATATCAACGCGGCAAAGAACATTCTTGCGGTCGGGCTTGACCGTCTAGCGGTAGGAATCCCCTTTCTTTAG
- the ccoP gene encoding cytochrome-c oxidase, cbb3-type subunit III, whose protein sequence is MTFFWSSWITVLSIGCWLFILGVLLFVLKYKPTVEEDGTTGHSYDGIQEYDKPLPKWWLVIFFGSIIWGALYWVFFPAIFPSHWKGISTVEVDGETVPWTSRNELFSDLESNNKVFTDNFEQNILAKAGASGATATLKSLAEMQETLRKSETPPADLQSNIDAKINELGPYVEKLAADPNALKVGSRLFLQNCAVCHGSNAKGAVGYPNLTDNDWLYGGEAENILTTLHKGRVGGMPAWRDQLGEDGVRATSEYVLSLSPNHGGKNNLPLDKTLVAQGEAIFGQQCALCHGADGKGMTATGAPNLADDIWLYGGDREVVRDTLRYGRAGVMPEWESKLGNERIMLLSAYVYSLSDRGAATDKAKVPASTTAPKAAKPAAANES, encoded by the coding sequence ATGACATTTTTTTGGAGTTCTTGGATTACCGTATTAAGTATTGGGTGCTGGTTGTTCATTCTCGGGGTCTTACTATTTGTACTAAAATATAAACCCACAGTAGAAGAAGACGGAACGACCGGTCACAGCTATGACGGCATTCAAGAATACGACAAGCCATTGCCTAAATGGTGGTTAGTAATATTTTTTGGGTCAATTATTTGGGGCGCCTTGTATTGGGTGTTCTTCCCTGCGATTTTCCCATCTCATTGGAAAGGCATTTCAACCGTTGAAGTTGACGGCGAAACTGTACCTTGGACATCACGAAACGAGTTATTCAGTGATCTTGAGAGCAACAATAAGGTCTTTACTGATAACTTTGAACAAAACATTTTGGCAAAGGCGGGTGCTAGTGGCGCGACCGCTACGCTAAAATCGTTAGCCGAGATGCAAGAAACGTTGCGCAAAAGTGAGACGCCGCCTGCAGATTTGCAATCTAACATTGATGCTAAAATCAATGAGCTTGGACCTTATGTAGAAAAACTTGCCGCGGATCCGAATGCGCTAAAAGTTGGTAGCCGTTTGTTTTTGCAAAACTGTGCGGTTTGTCATGGTTCAAACGCTAAAGGCGCGGTAGGCTACCCTAACCTCACTGACAACGATTGGCTATATGGCGGTGAGGCTGAGAACATCTTGACCACACTTCATAAAGGTCGTGTTGGCGGAATGCCAGCTTGGCGTGATCAGCTTGGTGAAGATGGTGTCCGAGCAACCTCAGAATACGTCCTGTCGTTATCACCAAACCACGGTGGCAAAAACAACCTTCCGCTTGACAAAACACTTGTCGCTCAAGGTGAAGCCATCTTTGGTCAACAGTGCGCCCTTTGCCATGGTGCAGATGGTAAAGGTATGACGGCAACTGGCGCGCCAAACTTAGCCGATGACATTTGGTTATATGGCGGCGACCGTGAAGTCGTTCGCGATACCCTACGTTATGGTCGAGCAGGTGTTATGCCTGAATGGGAAAGCAAGCTTGGTAATGAGCGCATTATGCTCTTATCAGCCTATGTTTACTCATTGTCAGACCGTGGTGCTGCAACAGACAAAGCAAAAGTCCCTGCCAGTACTACTGCACCAAAAGCTGCAAAACCTGCTGCTGCTAATGAAAGTTAA
- a CDS encoding cbb3-type cytochrome oxidase subunit 3 yields the protein MSIGELQTIATVSAFIAFVAVAWWAYSPKNKKRFEEDAQLALDDEVEPTSSDETRNKDK from the coding sequence ATGAGTATTGGTGAATTACAAACGATTGCGACCGTTTCAGCGTTTATTGCCTTCGTGGCAGTCGCATGGTGGGCGTATTCGCCAAAAAACAAAAAACGCTTCGAAGAAGATGCACAACTTGCGCTTGACGATGAGGTAGAGCCTACCTCATCAGATGAGACGCGCAATAAGGACAAATGA
- the ccoO gene encoding cytochrome-c oxidase, cbb3-type subunit II yields MAGIPHEIIEKNTGLLVIFIVIAISFATLVEIVPLIYDQKAPEEGGVNTPMPSMKPWTALEFEGREIYIREGCHVCHTQMVRPLRAEVERYGPYSRAAESTWDHPFLWGSKRTGPDLARVGGRYSEDWQKQHLIDPRSLVPESVMPGFPWLATSEVKGDDIQKKMRLFRDRFGVPYTEDDIEGAPDAVQGATELDALVAYLQQLGTAMEGQR; encoded by the coding sequence ATGGCTGGTATTCCGCATGAAATAATTGAAAAAAATACAGGCTTGTTGGTCATCTTTATCGTGATTGCAATTAGCTTTGCAACACTGGTCGAAATCGTACCACTTATTTATGATCAAAAAGCGCCTGAAGAAGGCGGGGTAAACACCCCTATGCCTTCAATGAAGCCTTGGACAGCGCTTGAGTTTGAAGGTCGCGAGATTTATATTCGCGAGGGTTGTCACGTTTGTCATACCCAAATGGTGCGACCACTTCGTGCCGAGGTTGAGCGTTATGGACCTTATTCGCGCGCGGCTGAATCTACTTGGGACCATCCATTTTTATGGGGCTCAAAGCGTACCGGACCTGACCTTGCTCGCGTTGGTGGCAGATACTCTGAAGATTGGCAAAAGCAGCATTTAATTGACCCGCGCTCATTGGTTCCTGAATCTGTGATGCCAGGATTCCCATGGCTTGCCACAAGCGAAGTCAAGGGTGATGATATTCAGAAAAAAATGCGCTTATTCCGTGACCGCTTTGGTGTACCTTACACAGAAGATGACATTGAAGGTGCGCCAGATGCTGTTCAGGGCGCAACTGAGCTTGATGCTTTAGTCGCTTATTTACAACAACTTGGCACCGCGATGGAAGGACAGCGCTAA